Proteins from one Mesotoga infera genomic window:
- a CDS encoding deoxynucleoside kinase has translation MILGICGNIGAGKSSLTALLEERLGFRGVYEAVDENPFLKDFYSDMGRWAFHSQLFFLIKRFDFLKRVNTEGAVVLQDRTIYEDVEIFARNLHLMGYIDNRDWKLYLDTFKTLSDHLSTPTGLVYIKCSTSVLMKRIKKRGRGFESDIKEEYIERLNRLYDEWIKGAEFCRKLIIDGDKYDFMESDQDREDVLHLISRFNAELVAGVQSRLFSR, from the coding sequence ATGATACTGGGAATTTGCGGAAACATCGGTGCTGGAAAGTCTTCGCTAACGGCTCTTCTAGAAGAGAGACTCGGTTTCAGGGGAGTGTACGAAGCGGTGGATGAAAACCCTTTTCTGAAAGACTTCTATTCCGATATGGGTCGCTGGGCCTTCCATTCCCAGCTATTCTTTCTTATAAAACGTTTCGACTTTCTCAAGAGGGTTAATACAGAAGGAGCTGTTGTCCTTCAGGATAGAACCATATACGAAGATGTGGAGATATTTGCAAGAAACCTTCACTTGATGGGCTATATAGACAACCGAGACTGGAAACTGTACCTGGATACTTTCAAGACGCTCTCAGACCACCTCAGCACTCCTACAGGACTAGTTTACATCAAGTGCTCAACTTCTGTGCTTATGAAGAGGATCAAGAAACGCGGCAGAGGCTTCGAAAGTGATATAAAAGAAGAGTACATAGAAAGGCTTAACAGACTGTACGACGAATGGATTAAAGGTGCCGAATTCTGCAGAAAACTGATTATAGACGGCGATAAATACGACTTTATGGAGAGCGATCAGGACAGGGAAGATGTTCTTCATCTAATTTCCAGATTCAACGCCGAGCTGGTGGCCGGCGTCCAGTCGAGACTCTTCTCTAGATAG
- a CDS encoding transglutaminase-like domain-containing protein codes for MEFLSVPLPEKIVSYESEGAFEKATREIDFQLSLSLPSMLRERLLWERERLRRIRDNYIFTVDRAFEILDSELSDFTRGEFDELKKGGYLDFMVIDGEEFYEKRFDKNMLFARNEYEKRLKEKDTDRDKKKELLQTQIDRLISERVPATFRIRARSSINARVPVGDKGEYLKCWLPIARPGDQVANVKILGTSQKKYFLAPSDAPQRTIYMEAPVGEVNFSVEFEYEISEISTSIDPFSIRPVDSARFHNYLCEQAPHILFTPFLKNLASEIAGNERNPYYIAKSFYDWICDNIRYSFMSEYALYGNLSEFAASNMRGDCGLKALLFMTLCRIKGIPSRWQSGWYATPVGASPHDWAFFWIEPYGWVPVDGSFGGARKDIPAYREFYFGNLDAYRMVANSAFMAPLTPPKRFYRFDPYDNQTGEIETNLRPIRSGEKEHALEILDFERI; via the coding sequence ATGGAGTTTCTATCTGTTCCTTTGCCAGAGAAGATAGTGTCGTATGAGAGTGAAGGCGCTTTTGAAAAGGCAACACGCGAGATAGACTTTCAACTCTCCTTAAGCCTTCCTTCAATGCTCCGCGAAAGACTGCTCTGGGAAAGAGAGAGGTTGAGACGGATACGTGATAATTACATTTTCACCGTTGATAGAGCTTTCGAGATACTTGATTCGGAACTGTCAGACTTCACTCGCGGGGAGTTCGATGAATTGAAGAAAGGTGGCTATCTCGATTTCATGGTTATCGACGGCGAGGAGTTCTACGAAAAGAGGTTCGATAAAAATATGCTCTTTGCCAGAAATGAGTATGAAAAACGCTTGAAAGAGAAAGACACCGATCGTGACAAAAAAAAGGAACTGCTGCAGACTCAGATAGACCGTCTGATATCCGAGAGAGTACCGGCCACCTTCAGAATAAGAGCCCGTTCTTCCATCAATGCCAGGGTTCCGGTAGGAGACAAGGGCGAATACCTAAAATGTTGGCTGCCAATTGCACGGCCTGGCGATCAGGTCGCAAATGTAAAGATACTCGGTACCAGCCAGAAAAAGTACTTTCTAGCACCTTCCGATGCTCCGCAGAGAACTATATACATGGAAGCGCCTGTGGGGGAAGTCAATTTCTCGGTTGAGTTCGAGTACGAAATCTCGGAAATCTCGACCTCTATCGACCCCTTTTCGATCCGACCGGTTGATAGTGCCCGTTTCCATAACTATCTCTGTGAGCAAGCCCCACACATACTTTTCACACCCTTTCTCAAGAATCTGGCAAGCGAGATCGCAGGCAACGAGAGGAACCCTTACTACATCGCAAAAAGCTTTTACGACTGGATATGTGACAACATCAGATACTCCTTTATGAGCGAATACGCTCTCTATGGTAACTTGTCGGAATTCGCCGCCAGCAACATGAGAGGCGACTGTGGGCTGAAAGCCCTCCTCTTTATGACGCTGTGCAGGATCAAGGGGATACCTTCCAGGTGGCAATCGGGCTGGTATGCAACCCCGGTCGGAGCCAGTCCTCATGACTGGGCTTTCTTCTGGATCGAGCCTTATGGGTGGGTTCCAGTGGATGGCTCTTTCGGAGGCGCCCGAAAGGATATACCGGCTTACAGGGAGTTCTACTTCGGAAATCTGGACGCTTACAGAATGGTTGCCAACTCGGCCTTCATGGCTCCTCTAACACCGCCAAAGAGATTTTACAGGTTTGATCCATACGATAACCAAACCGGTGAGATAGAAACCAACTTGAGGCCGATCCGGAGCGGTGAAAAAGAGCACGCACTAGAGATACTGGACTTCGAAAGAATATAA
- the aroH gene encoding chorismate mutase — MKAIRGATSVEKNEREEIAARTIELIEKILTNNDIWEIHSVIFTVTRDITAFNPATAFRERFDYNNVALLCINEADFQGSPNGIIRVLIHCESTSKNFVYLHRARNLRPDLVFNGEDNP, encoded by the coding sequence ATGAAAGCAATAAGAGGAGCTACTTCAGTTGAGAAGAACGAACGCGAAGAGATCGCTGCAAGGACGATCGAATTGATCGAAAAGATTCTCACCAATAACGATATTTGGGAAATACACTCGGTGATCTTCACCGTAACCCGAGACATCACCGCCTTCAACCCGGCCACGGCCTTTAGGGAGAGATTTGATTATAACAATGTTGCACTGTTGTGTATCAATGAGGCGGACTTTCAGGGATCACCGAATGGAATTATAAGGGTTCTCATCCATTGTGAATCGACCTCGAAGAACTTCGTATACCTTCACAGGGCACGTAATCTCAGGCCCGATCTTGTTTTTAATGGTGAGGACAACCCATGA
- a CDS encoding prephenate dehydrogenase, translating into MKILIIGGGSIGGSIALRLCEKGYRVSVFDTCESVLLTLFYSGIETGPLDLLISGNEITVIATPMSAELELLESMEFNGPVMDVASVMRPFHEVASRRKMRFINGHPMAGNERSGSAGWDRRMFEGRLFFLSPCETARNADVSAALKIVNDLGAKPEFIEPAEHDEILSRISQGIFYLSRAAMKLGKNHEKYAGPGFASTTRLGRQNIEMALDMARFNGDNIAEALERTEEYLHKVKEAIRSKDTVRLAELMDLEEI; encoded by the coding sequence ATGAAGATTCTTATAATCGGTGGCGGATCGATCGGTGGGTCGATAGCTCTCAGACTTTGCGAAAAGGGTTACCGGGTCTCTGTCTTCGATACTTGCGAAAGTGTACTTTTAACGCTCTTTTACAGTGGAATTGAAACTGGCCCGCTTGATCTTCTAATATCAGGCAATGAAATAACCGTGATCGCGACTCCCATGAGTGCGGAACTGGAACTGCTCGAAAGTATGGAATTTAATGGTCCTGTAATGGATGTGGCAAGTGTCATGAGGCCCTTCCATGAAGTGGCTTCAAGAAGGAAAATGCGCTTCATAAACGGCCATCCGATGGCTGGCAATGAACGTTCTGGATCGGCTGGCTGGGATAGAAGAATGTTCGAAGGTCGCCTATTTTTCCTCTCTCCGTGCGAAACGGCCAGAAATGCAGACGTCAGCGCCGCCTTGAAGATAGTGAACGATCTGGGAGCCAAACCTGAGTTCATAGAACCAGCCGAACACGATGAGATACTTTCACGTATAAGCCAGGGAATTTTCTATCTGTCACGAGCCGCAATGAAACTGGGGAAGAATCATGAGAAATATGCCGGTCCGGGTTTTGCTTCTACAACAAGGCTTGGCAGGCAAAACATAGAAATGGCACTGGATATGGCCCGATTCAATGGAGATAATATCGCCGAAGCCCTTGAAAGAACCGAAGAGTACCTTCACAAAGTCAAAGAGGCAATAAGATCTAAAGATACGGTGAGGCTCGCCGAACTTATGGACCTTGAAGAGATATAG
- a CDS encoding formate/nitrite transporter family protein — translation MEKSFLSPSENAASFIETGCKKTSYTALKEFVLGILGGAFIAFAAEGSNVAIHTIGSVGLAKALAGVIFTTGLMMVIIAGAELFTGNSLIVISCLKNKSRWLAMLKNWFFVYTGNFVGSLLVVYFILHSGQLGFSGNLLGGFTIKTAVYKTGLNFENAFYMGILCNWLVCIAVWMASTARDIAGKILAIFFPIWLFIASGFEHSVANMYYIPAGILAKANEGFVQAAISLGVKSDQIANLNWGTLFTKNLIPVTLGNIVGGALFVATIYWFVYLREGKAKGDKSIT, via the coding sequence ATGGAAAAGTCTTTTCTGAGTCCTTCAGAAAACGCTGCGAGTTTCATTGAAACTGGGTGCAAAAAAACCAGTTATACGGCCTTAAAGGAATTTGTACTTGGTATTTTGGGCGGTGCATTCATTGCCTTTGCTGCGGAGGGATCCAATGTTGCAATTCATACAATAGGCTCTGTCGGATTGGCAAAGGCCCTCGCTGGAGTGATATTCACCACGGGTTTGATGATGGTGATTATTGCCGGTGCCGAATTGTTCACGGGAAACAGTCTGATCGTTATTTCGTGTTTGAAGAATAAGTCAAGATGGCTGGCTATGTTGAAGAACTGGTTTTTCGTATATACGGGAAACTTTGTAGGGTCTCTTCTAGTCGTATATTTTATACTGCATTCCGGTCAGCTGGGTTTTTCTGGGAATTTACTGGGTGGATTCACTATCAAGACTGCCGTCTATAAGACAGGGCTTAACTTTGAAAATGCCTTCTACATGGGTATATTATGTAACTGGCTGGTTTGTATTGCTGTGTGGATGGCTTCCACAGCCAGAGATATCGCCGGAAAGATTTTGGCCATTTTCTTTCCGATCTGGTTGTTCATAGCATCTGGTTTTGAGCACAGCGTGGCAAACATGTATTATATCCCCGCAGGGATTCTCGCCAAAGCCAATGAAGGGTTCGTTCAGGCAGCCATCTCGCTGGGCGTCAAGAGCGATCAGATCGCAAATTTGAATTGGGGAACTCTCTTCACAAAAAACCTTATTCCTGTGACTCTCGGCAACATCGTAGGTGGCGCGCTGTTCGTCGCTACGATCTACTGGTTCGTATATCTGCGAGAAGGGAAAGCAAAGGGTGATAAAAGCATCACCTAG
- a CDS encoding helix-turn-helix domain-containing protein yields MIEIKGNKYYDTKEVAEILDCTSWTIRKWINDGTLKAIKLGKRYFVDEWTIQKKLDWNAKGGEETEESYTNRKKQSGKLTEIERRAAQFKVLPDGRYAILDAEGNRIGTLIKEENDPQLKEV; encoded by the coding sequence ATGATAGAAATCAAGGGTAACAAATACTACGACACAAAGGAAGTGGCAGAAATCTTGGATTGTACGTCCTGGACTATTCGGAAATGGATAAACGACGGGACTTTGAAGGCCATTAAGCTAGGGAAAAGGTACTTCGTCGACGAATGGACAATCCAGAAAAAGCTGGACTGGAATGCTAAAGGTGGTGAGGAAACGGAAGAATCTTACACAAACAGAAAAAAACAATCCGGAAAACTAACCGAAATTGAAAGAAGGGCAGCTCAATTCAAGGTACTTCCCGATGGCAGATATGCAATCCTTGACGCGGAAGGCAACCGCATAGGCACACTGATTAAAGAAGAAAATGATCCGCAATTGAAAGAAGTTTAA
- a CDS encoding alpha/beta fold hydrolase, translated as MTVNGVNIYYELAGKKDAKETVAFFNGVMASTNSWTSQRKLFEKFGFKILLHDFKGQLLSEKPAGPYSFSQHALEAKLLMKELGIERVHIIGTSYGGEVALKFAIDYPEMVNSISVIDSVSEIDEVLKLFVRGWREAAGQRDAKKFFWSMVPTIYHSSFISENKKMLEERARVLEKVPEDYYEGQIALYDTFVSDVHMTDDLRKIKAPALVVCGEDDILKPRKFSKIIADAITRSEFAVIPDCGHVTIFEKPEVLNSLLLGFVIKNSN; from the coding sequence ATGACGGTAAACGGAGTGAATATCTACTACGAATTGGCAGGGAAAAAAGACGCAAAAGAGACAGTTGCATTTTTCAATGGCGTTATGGCATCAACTAACAGCTGGACATCGCAGAGAAAGTTGTTCGAAAAATTCGGCTTCAAGATTCTGCTCCACGACTTCAAAGGACAACTCCTTTCAGAGAAACCGGCCGGACCTTACTCCTTCTCCCAGCATGCATTAGAAGCCAAACTTCTGATGAAAGAGCTTGGGATTGAAAGGGTTCACATAATCGGCACCTCTTACGGCGGTGAGGTGGCTTTGAAATTCGCGATTGATTATCCCGAAATGGTTAATTCCATCTCGGTAATAGATTCAGTCAGCGAAATAGATGAAGTTTTAAAACTCTTTGTGAGAGGCTGGAGAGAAGCCGCAGGTCAAAGGGATGCAAAAAAGTTTTTCTGGAGTATGGTACCGACTATCTATCACAGTTCTTTCATAAGTGAAAACAAGAAAATGCTAGAGGAAAGAGCCCGTGTTCTAGAAAAAGTTCCAGAAGATTACTACGAAGGACAAATAGCTCTCTACGATACTTTCGTGAGCGATGTTCACATGACTGATGATCTACGCAAGATAAAAGCTCCAGCTCTGGTCGTTTGCGGGGAGGACGATATTCTCAAACCGCGTAAATTTTCAAAGATAATAGCCGACGCAATAACACGTTCCGAGTTCGCCGTTATTCCCGATTGCGGGCATGTCACCATTTTTGAAAAACCAGAAGTTCTAAACAGTCTTCTGCTTGGCTTTGTTATAAAAAATTCGAATTGA
- a CDS encoding YjjG family noncanonical pyrimidine nucleotidase encodes MSDSRYRMYFFDLDHTILDFERSESEALIEVFKSRGVTLSSSQVESYRQINRKWWSMLEKGAVSKERVVVERFEEFCRLIDINFDANDLNEEYLMGLSNRAYFLPGAEEFLHQFKNAGRRMAIITNGVYRVQLNKFRIASLHRFFEFSLSSEEAGYAKPDPRIFAVALEKAGVQKDEAVYIGDSLESDFSGAQKAGIDFIWINPEAEPGKGPFMIARDFIELKAVLEGLEA; translated from the coding sequence ATGAGTGACTCGCGCTACCGTATGTACTTCTTCGATCTAGACCACACGATACTCGATTTCGAAAGGAGCGAGAGCGAAGCCCTGATTGAGGTTTTCAAATCCAGGGGAGTAACTCTGAGTTCCTCTCAGGTCGAAAGCTACCGGCAGATAAACAGGAAGTGGTGGTCAATGCTGGAAAAAGGAGCTGTCTCAAAGGAAAGGGTTGTTGTGGAGAGATTCGAAGAGTTCTGCAGACTTATTGATATTAACTTCGATGCAAATGATCTGAACGAGGAGTACCTAATGGGACTCTCCAATAGAGCTTACTTCCTTCCAGGCGCCGAAGAGTTTCTACACCAGTTTAAAAATGCCGGTAGGCGCATGGCGATAATAACAAACGGTGTTTATCGTGTGCAGCTCAATAAGTTCCGCATTGCCAGTCTGCATAGGTTCTTCGAGTTTTCACTATCCTCGGAGGAGGCCGGTTACGCTAAACCAGACCCCCGGATCTTTGCGGTTGCGCTGGAAAAAGCGGGTGTCCAAAAGGATGAAGCAGTGTACATAGGAGACAGTCTGGAGTCAGATTTTTCGGGCGCTCAGAAGGCAGGAATCGACTTCATATGGATCAATCCCGAAGCTGAACCCGGTAAGGGCCCTTTCATGATAGCCAGAGATTTCATTGAACTTAAGGCGGTTCTTGAAGGCTTGGAAGCTTGA
- a CDS encoding trans-sulfuration enzyme family protein, with product MHEERKYRFDTLSIHAAEQEDQNQALNSPIYMTSTFTFRDLQQAEDTFSFKRRAYVYTRGGNPTVNLFEQRLSTLEGGVDGVAFSSGMAAISSVVMSLTKSGDHVLAHRNLYGSTFGFLNNLLENYGVRTDFIDMTDLNRVEESILPDTRILYLETPTNPSLEIIDIAGISRMAHERGIKVVVDNTFATPVLQRPLELGADVVLHSVTKYISGHGDVVGGVATSRDFDYVQRLKFSYMCELGGVMSPFNAWLLIRGMKTLGLRMERHCSNASKIARFLKNHRGVEKVLYPELEEHPGHELAKQQMKGFGGIVSFELKGDRSMAEEFVKHLSLIKLAVSLGDAESLVEVPAMMTHRDYPEEKLHRFGFSGRTVRISAGLEHPEDLIQDIGESLDSVYE from the coding sequence TTGCACGAAGAAAGAAAGTATCGTTTCGATACGCTGTCTATCCACGCCGCCGAACAGGAAGATCAAAACCAGGCGTTGAACTCACCCATTTATATGACCTCTACGTTCACTTTCAGGGATCTCCAGCAGGCCGAGGACACTTTTTCCTTTAAAAGAAGGGCATACGTTTACACGCGCGGTGGTAATCCCACGGTTAATCTCTTCGAACAGAGACTCTCCACTTTAGAGGGTGGAGTGGATGGTGTGGCTTTCTCCTCCGGGATGGCTGCCATAAGTTCTGTGGTGATGTCACTCACGAAATCGGGCGATCACGTTCTGGCACACCGGAACCTCTATGGATCTACCTTCGGCTTTCTCAATAATCTCTTGGAGAATTACGGTGTCCGTACCGACTTCATAGATATGACAGATCTGAATCGAGTAGAGGAATCGATACTTCCGGATACTAGGATTTTGTACCTCGAAACACCTACCAATCCATCCCTGGAGATAATAGATATCGCAGGCATTTCCAGAATGGCTCACGAGCGTGGAATAAAAGTGGTGGTGGACAACACTTTTGCTACACCCGTTCTTCAAAGACCGCTTGAACTTGGCGCAGATGTAGTTCTCCACAGTGTCACTAAGTATATCTCCGGCCATGGCGATGTGGTAGGAGGTGTTGCAACATCGAGGGATTTCGATTACGTTCAGAGGCTAAAGTTCAGTTATATGTGTGAGTTGGGAGGGGTTATGAGTCCCTTCAACGCGTGGCTCCTCATTAGGGGTATGAAAACTCTAGGTCTTAGGATGGAACGTCACTGTTCGAACGCTTCGAAGATCGCCAGATTTCTAAAAAATCATAGAGGAGTTGAAAAAGTCCTTTATCCCGAACTCGAAGAACACCCAGGACACGAACTTGCGAAACAACAGATGAAAGGTTTCGGAGGAATCGTGAGCTTCGAGTTGAAAGGCGATCGCTCGATGGCCGAAGAGTTCGTGAAGCATCTTAGCCTTATAAAACTGGCCGTGTCATTGGGAGACGCTGAGAGTCTGGTAGAAGTACCGGCAATGATGACGCACAGGGATTATCCAGAAGAAAAGCTCCACAGGTTTGGATTCTCAGGAAGGACGGTGAGGATTTCGGCCGGCCTTGAACATCCCGAAGATTTGATTCAGGATATCGGGGAATCGCTGGATAGTGTATATGAGTGA
- a CDS encoding S8 family peptidase — MKRKITLAISLIVLVMVLMVSGCVKNIDVPGSTPVDWSLQAVDGQARVIIGFSGLPDKALIKAFGGEIYAEFGFIKALSAKIPVEAIDGLLRNPHILYIEPNIELYALEEQYLWGMDRVFGDESFVFSTWDISTGEGVKVAILDTGIDESHPDLAGRVAGGEDFTGIGPYSDDNGHGTHVSGTVAAIYSNNIGVYGVAPSASLYAVKVLSSSGSGTLDWIIAGIQWAIDNDIDIINMSLGTSSNMQSLEDACNAAYEAGILIVAAAGNSGNKPGNRNTVEYPGGYASVIAVAASDSNDARATFSSTGPDVELIAPGVSILSTVPGGGYAYYSGTSMASPHVAGVAALVLSANSTLTNVQVRSILQGTAENLGLKMEHQGYGLVRADLAVQAASGSTPPDPDPDPEPGKITVSSISYSLSRNAKHIYISVQLEPVVASASVAIEVYNGSSPYFTGTVTTDTIGVAKFTVVNAPSGTYSTVVTGVTASGYEWDGKYPENSFEK, encoded by the coding sequence ATGAAGAGAAAGATTACCTTAGCTATCAGTTTGATTGTCTTAGTCATGGTTTTAATGGTTTCCGGGTGCGTAAAGAACATAGATGTGCCGGGTTCGACTCCGGTTGATTGGTCATTGCAGGCTGTGGATGGTCAAGCGAGAGTGATCATAGGGTTCTCCGGTTTGCCCGACAAGGCTCTTATCAAGGCGTTCGGCGGTGAGATTTATGCTGAATTCGGCTTTATAAAGGCTTTATCTGCGAAGATACCCGTTGAGGCGATTGATGGGCTACTCAGAAATCCTCATATTTTGTATATTGAACCAAACATAGAACTTTATGCTCTTGAAGAGCAGTATCTGTGGGGAATGGACAGGGTCTTTGGAGACGAGTCCTTCGTGTTCTCAACATGGGACATATCGACTGGGGAAGGGGTTAAGGTAGCTATTCTGGACACGGGAATCGATGAAAGTCATCCAGACCTGGCGGGTAGAGTAGCTGGTGGGGAGGACTTCACCGGGATCGGTCCGTATTCCGATGACAATGGACACGGAACGCATGTATCGGGTACTGTTGCAGCGATTTACTCCAACAATATCGGAGTATACGGTGTCGCGCCCTCAGCATCTCTTTATGCAGTCAAGGTTCTAAGTTCTTCCGGAAGCGGGACTCTAGACTGGATTATCGCTGGAATTCAATGGGCAATAGATAACGATATTGACATCATCAACATGAGCCTGGGAACATCAAGCAATATGCAATCTCTTGAGGACGCCTGCAATGCTGCGTACGAGGCGGGTATATTGATCGTGGCTGCGGCAGGGAACAGCGGTAACAAACCTGGAAATAGAAATACCGTTGAGTATCCTGGAGGATATGCCTCTGTTATTGCTGTTGCGGCTTCTGATTCAAACGATGCACGAGCTACTTTCTCCAGCACCGGTCCGGATGTGGAACTGATCGCCCCCGGTGTGAGCATTCTGAGCACTGTTCCCGGCGGTGGTTATGCCTATTACAGCGGAACCTCAATGGCCTCGCCTCATGTCGCTGGAGTGGCAGCTCTTGTTCTTTCTGCAAACTCTACACTTACCAATGTTCAGGTAAGATCAATACTTCAGGGAACCGCTGAAAATCTCGGTTTGAAAATGGAGCATCAGGGATACGGACTGGTCAGAGCTGATCTAGCAGTTCAAGCGGCCTCTGGGAGTACTCCACCCGATCCGGATCCAGATCCCGAACCCGGTAAAATAACAGTCTCGAGTATAAGCTATTCATTGAGCAGAAATGCAAAGCATATTTATATTTCAGTCCAACTGGAGCCGGTTGTTGCTTCGGCTAGTGTGGCGATAGAGGTTTATAACGGTAGTTCCCCGTATTTCACCGGAACAGTAACTACAGATACTATCGGAGTTGCTAAGTTCACAGTTGTAAATGCACCCTCGGGGACTTATTCAACTGTGGTCACGGGTGTCACAGCAAGTGGTTATGAATGGGATGGTAAGTATCCAGAAAATAGTTTTGAGAAATAG
- a CDS encoding polysaccharide pyruvyl transferase family protein yields MKILLNHIPNTLNYGSSMMAENLVYYLSKELGENTAFVCDSKSDEDLQRIKESTNIKELSVDRLAGTEIPGRSALSKLVNYRRFLVEKVRKYENMGIVGMIVLGGDDLSEYYAGSRIALELVRLRVFSKYMRVFLAGQTVGPFSSWRVPLARRMLRDCIVYTRDTLTKHYLLKDLRLKKVYESRDLAWLDLPMQNDKNIEDSILAKYDLRPNEYIVLVPSGFAGQFTKNWARYNLRWLDIVNGLGTLESLAKKKIILLGHVVQSDINDDRNVIRHIVNQSEVSSRQRIIPIFDEMLPVEARMILGNGYFTITGRMHAAVSTSQMGKPAISLSYSVKYKGVLGEGLGMKDLIIEARGDDLWESGKIVILVMDKVEYVLSNYDSLVSRIRPAVEENKKLTMTQIEDIANKLKEKSYR; encoded by the coding sequence TTGAAAATACTGCTGAACCATATTCCAAATACTTTGAATTATGGGTCTTCTATGATGGCGGAAAACCTTGTTTATTATCTTTCGAAAGAGCTTGGAGAAAACACAGCCTTTGTTTGTGATTCAAAGTCAGATGAGGATTTGCAGAGAATCAAAGAATCTACGAATATCAAAGAACTAAGTGTTGATAGACTCGCCGGGACCGAAATACCAGGAAGATCGGCACTTTCAAAGCTAGTTAACTACAGACGCTTTCTTGTTGAGAAGGTAAGAAAATATGAAAACATGGGAATTGTAGGAATGATTGTACTGGGTGGAGATGATCTATCAGAGTATTATGCGGGATCAAGAATTGCTTTGGAGCTTGTTAGGCTTAGGGTCTTTTCGAAGTACATGAGAGTATTCCTTGCAGGACAAACAGTTGGGCCATTTTCTTCTTGGCGTGTACCTTTGGCAAGACGGATGTTACGTGATTGCATAGTGTACACTCGTGATACTTTGACCAAGCACTATTTACTCAAAGATTTGAGACTTAAGAAAGTGTACGAATCTCGAGATCTCGCGTGGCTTGATTTGCCTATGCAGAATGACAAGAATATTGAAGATTCGATCTTAGCTAAATATGATCTTCGTCCGAATGAATACATCGTTCTTGTACCTTCAGGCTTTGCCGGCCAATTTACGAAAAACTGGGCTCGATACAACTTGCGATGGCTAGACATTGTAAATGGTCTAGGCACACTGGAATCATTGGCCAAGAAGAAAATCATTTTACTCGGTCATGTTGTTCAGTCAGATATCAACGATGATAGGAATGTTATTAGGCATATCGTCAATCAAAGTGAAGTTTCATCTAGACAAAGAATTATCCCGATATTTGACGAGATGCTTCCGGTTGAGGCAAGAATGATTCTTGGAAATGGATACTTTACTATTACTGGCAGAATGCACGCTGCAGTTTCCACTTCTCAGATGGGAAAGCCAGCGATTTCACTTTCATATAGTGTGAAGTACAAGGGAGTACTTGGTGAGGGTCTTGGTATGAAGGATCTCATCATTGAAGCTAGAGGAGACGATCTTTGGGAGTCAGGAAAGATTGTCATTCTAGTGATGGACAAGGTCGAGTATGTTCTAAGCAACTACGATTCTCTCGTTTCAAGGATAAGACCTGCAGTTGAGGAGAACAAGAAGCTTACTATGACGCAGATTGAGGACATAGCCAACAAACTCAAGGAAAAGTCTTATAGATGA